The Spirochaetota bacterium genome includes a region encoding these proteins:
- a CDS encoding GGDEF domain-containing protein encodes MINMKEKENNKNNKISEKTEYLDRENIDKKLKKERESLFSNIFINDEVILQKKIIFYKLLAVSTAIINLFFSNYFKSFLIVQAILISYLLFNLFLIFTIYSISFRKIEKYTIYIDTIIISIIITMRGGIRSDFYLGYILILQYLTLLPNKGSINLTIFYIILIYAISCILSEKTININWGRFIIRITFLIVSYFILSFIIKIIKSYNSIQYYAFNKLLRDSLTGVYNRNLFEELFSEQHVQSKTQVYILVDIDNMKEINDKYGHLAGDETLKTLGGIFLNNLRKSDICIRYGGDEFLIILNNISVYNCYKLMKRIIKIIENITLTIDNNNFNFSISCGISQIPEKITYKEAIKYVDEKLYKAKKEGKNKIIYN; translated from the coding sequence ATGATAAATATGAAAGAAAAAGAAAATAACAAAAACAATAAAATATCAGAAAAAACAGAATATCTTGATAGAGAGAATATTGATAAAAAATTAAAAAAAGAGAGAGAATCACTTTTTTCTAACATATTTATAAACGATGAAGTAATTCTTCAAAAAAAAATAATATTTTATAAACTTTTAGCTGTATCAACTGCTATAATTAACCTATTTTTTTCAAATTATTTTAAATCATTTCTAATTGTTCAAGCAATACTAATAAGTTATTTATTATTTAATTTATTTTTAATTTTTACAATTTATTCTATTTCTTTTAGAAAAATAGAGAAATATACTATCTATATAGATACTATAATTATTTCAATTATTATAACAATGAGAGGAGGAATAAGATCTGATTTTTATTTAGGATATATTCTAATTTTGCAATATCTTACTTTATTACCTAACAAAGGTTCAATTAATTTAACAATTTTTTATATAATTCTTATCTATGCAATATCATGTATTCTTTCAGAAAAAACTATAAATATAAATTGGGGGAGATTTATCATTAGAATAACATTTTTGATTGTTAGTTATTTCATTTTATCATTTATAATTAAAATAATAAAATCCTATAATTCAATTCAATATTATGCTTTTAATAAATTACTAAGAGATTCCTTAACAGGGGTATATAATAGAAACTTATTTGAGGAACTTTTCTCAGAACAGCATGTTCAATCAAAAACCCAGGTCTATATCTTAGTTGATATAGATAATATGAAAGAAATTAATGATAAATATGGACATCTGGCTGGAGATGAAACATTAAAAACACTGGGAGGAATTTTTTTAAATAATCTTAGAAAATCTGATATTTGTATCAGATATGGTGGTGATGAGTTTTTAATAATTTTAAATAATATTTCAGTATACAATTGCTATAAATTAATGAAGAGAATTATAAAAATAATAGAAAATATAACTCTCACAATAGATAACAACAATTTCAATTTTTCAATTTCATGTGGTATAAGTCAAATTCCAGAAAAAATTACTTATAAAGAAGCAATAAAATATGTTGATGAAAAATTATATAAAGCAAAAAAGGAAGGTAAGAATAAAATAATTTACAATTAA
- a CDS encoding DUF3147 family protein, which produces MIYFLKIIISALLIFIISEISKKYPKVGGLIASLPLVSLISILWLFYETRDKQKVIDYCNSIYIYIFPSIFIFIFLPIFLKLNINFYISLLISSFICIIFYSLVYFILNKKFF; this is translated from the coding sequence ATGATATATTTTTTAAAAATTATAATTTCAGCACTTTTAATATTTATTATTTCTGAAATTAGCAAAAAATATCCAAAAGTAGGTGGTTTAATTGCTTCTCTCCCACTAGTGTCTTTAATTTCTATTTTATGGTTGTTTTATGAAACAAGAGATAAACAGAAGGTTATAGATTACTGTAACTCTATATATATCTATATTTTCCCCTCTATTTTTATATTTATATTTTTGCCAATATTTTTAAAATTAAATATAAATTTCTATATTTCTCTTTTAATCTCATCATTTATTTGCATTATATTCTATTCTTTGGTTTATTTTATATTAAATAAAAAATTTTTCTAA